GCGTCCTCGCCCTCGTGCCGGGGCTGCCGCACGTGCCGTTCATCGCGATCGGCATCGTGCTCTGGGTCGGCGCCGCGAAGCTCCGTGGCAACGCCGAGGCGCGCACCGCCGCCGACGCCCTCGCCGCCGAGGGGCCCGCCGAGGAGACGGGCGACACCCCCGCCGCCCTCGCCGCGCAGATGCGCGTCGAGCGCCTCGAGCTCGAGCTCGCCGCCAACCTCACCCCGCTCGCCGACCAGAGCCACGGCGGCGACCTCCCCGACCGCGTGCGGGCGCTGCGCCGCAAGATCGCCCTCGAGCGCGGCCTCGTCGTCCCGACGGTGCGGATGCACGACAATGTCGCGCTCCCCGCCGACACCTACGCGGTGCGGGTGAACGGCGTCGAGGTGGCCCGCGCCAAGGTCTTCCCGGGCCGGCTCCTCGCGATCGGCCTCGGGATCGACCGCCTCCCCGGTGAGGCGGTCATCGAGCCCGCCTTCCGGCTGCCGGCGAAGTGGATCCCCGCCGAGCTGCGCGAGCAGGCCCTCGGCCTCGGGATCGCGCCCATCGACCCCTCCTCGGCGATGATCACCCACCTCGCCGAGATCATCTACGCGCACGGCGCCGACCTGCTCTCCTCCCAGCAGGTGAACGTCCTCCTCGACGCGATGAAGGCCACCGACCCGGCGGTCATCGAAGAGATGAAGCTCGCCCAGGTCTCGGTGATGGACCTGCACCGCGTGCTCGTCTCACTCATCGAGGAGGCGGTGCCGATCACCGACGTGGTGCGGATCGTCGAGGCGGTGACCGCCCGCGCCCGCCTCGGGAGCAAGACCAACGAGGCACTCGTCGAGGCGGCGCGCGCCGCCGTCGGGGCGCGCATCACCGCCGACCGCGCCCGTGACGGGCGCCTCGCGGTGATCACCCTCGACGCCGTCTTCGAGCAGGGGCTGCTGAACGGGTTGCGCTCGAACGACAACGGGACGCTCCTCACCTTGGAGCCGGCGGCCGCCGAGTACCTCATCGCCGAGGTGCGCGGCATCTACGAGGAGGGCCTGCGCCAGGGCCGCGACCCGGTCCTCGTCGTTGCCGCGCCGCTGCGCGCCTCGATCGCCCGCCTCCTCGCCCCGGCGCTCGCGCGCCTCGGCGTCCTCGCAGTGACCGAACTCGGCAAGCAGGTCCAGCTGGACCGGATTGGGGTCGCGCATGCCAGCGCAACGGTTGGTGTTTGAAGGTCCGACGCCCGAGGCGGTGATCCTCGACGCCTGCTCGGCCTACGGACCAGAGGTCCAGCTGAGCGAGCCCGAGGAGGTCCGCGAGGGCGGGATGTTCGGCTTCTTCGCGAAGCGCTCGTACCGCGTACAGGTGCACGCCGCCGAGCGCGGCCCGGGTGGCCCCCGCCCGACGGCGCGCGCCACCTCGCCCGCGGCCGAGCCGGCCGACACGGTGCTCGAACGGCTGCTCGCGGAGAGCCCCGACGTGTCCTACGAGGCGGCCGCGCCCGCCGCCCCGGTGGCCCCCGAGCGCGCCCCGGAGCTCGAGACGTCCACCGCGCACGGCCCCGTCGCGGCCCCGACCTTCGAGGAGGCGCTGGCGCGCGCCGCCGGGGCGATCGGCCCCGAGGCGCCCGGCGCCGCCACCGGTGGGGACGCCTTCGAGAGCCTCGTCGCCCGCCTGCGCCGCGACGAGCTGAGCGGTGGGGTCTTCACCCCCACCGAGGAGCTCACCACCGACGAGGCGACGGCCGACGAAGCCGCCGCTCATGAGCCCGTCGACCTCGGCGCTCCCGCCGGCCTCGCCGCGCTCCCCACGACGGGCGAGCCCGCACCGCCCGAGAAAGCGCCGGCGCCGCGGCTCTCGCCCCCTGCCGCTGTCCCCCGCCCCTTGCTCGCGGACGGCCTGCGCGCCGGCTCCGGGCGCGTCGTCGCCGCCCTGTCGAGCGTCGCCTTCCCGACCCAGCTCCTCGCCTCGGCCGCGGGGCGCCTGCCGACCGGCTTCGGCGTCGAGGAGGTCTTCGGCACCCTGCCGGCGCCGCGCCCCCTCCCCCACGTCCCCGGCAGCCTCATCGCCGTGGTCGGCAGCGAGGAGGCGGCGCTCGGTCACGCCCGGCGGATCGCCGGCGAGATCGGCCTCAGTGACGGCGAGATCGCCCTCGCGCGCACGACCGAGTGCTCTGCGGCTGCCGGCCGCCACAGCCGGCGGGTGAAGCGCAGCGAGGAAGAGCAGGCGGTGCGCGACAGCCTCGCCCCCGACCTCTACGTCGAGAGCCCCGAGCAGGCCGCCGCCCTCTCCCCCGGATGGCGCCGCGACCGCGTCGGCATCGTCGCCGTTGAGCTCCCCTCCTCGCTCGAGGCTGCGACGCGCGGGCGGGCGATGCTGCGCGCGCTCCGCCCCTCGGTGACGCTCCTCGCCACCGAGGCGGCCTGGAAGGCCGCCGACGTCGCCTACCTCGCCGACGGCCTCGGTGGTGTGGACGCGCTGCTCGTCGACCACCTCTCCCAGACGATGACCCCCGCCGAGATCCTCGCCGCCGAGCTGCCGGTGCGCTCCCTCGACGGTGAGCCGGCCGACCCGGCCTGCTGGGTCCGCCACGTCGAGGCGACCCTCGACCGCCGGGTGAGGGGCGAGGGCGACTGACGTGCCCGGCGTCCGCAACGTCGAGCTGATCCTCATCGCGACGCTCGTCGTCTCGCTCCCGACGCTCCTGCAGGCCTTCGCCGGCGGGGTGGGCGCGGCGGCACTGCTCATCCGGCTCACCCTCGCGCTCGCTCTCTGCTGGGCGGGGGGGGCGATCGTCGAGCGCGTCGTCGACACCTACGCGCGCGAGACCAGGCGCCGGGAGATGGCTCGCCACCTGGGCACCCTCGCCGAGGCGCGCGCACGCCTCGCCGCCGAGGCGCGGGCCGAGCAGGAGCAGTGATGAACCCGATCGGAAGGGCGGTGGGCGCTAGATTCACTCCGTCGTCCCCCGCTTTTGACCCGACCGAGGAGGGAGCGCGCGGTGCTCGTACTGCGGCGGCGCCCGAACGAGGCGATCGTGATCGACGGGGGCCTCACCCTCACGCTGCTCCAGGTCACCGGCGGTGTCGCCTGGCTGTGCTTCACGACCGCCACGACGCCGGGCCGCGTCGAGGTCGCGGTGCCGGCGAACGCGCTGAAGGCGGCGGAGCTCTCCTTCCGCGGGGTGCGGGCGCTTTCGCGCCGTGGCCCGCTGACGACCCTCGAGCTCACAGCCGACGGGGAGCCGGAGCTCGAAGCGGTGGTCACGCTCACCCGCCGGCCGGGCGAGGCGATCGAGGTCGCCGGTCTCAACTTCTCGCTCA
This is a stretch of genomic DNA from Acidimicrobiales bacterium. It encodes these proteins:
- a CDS encoding carbon storage regulator, which encodes MLVLRRRPNEAIVIDGGLTLTLLQVTGGVAWLCFTTATTPGRVEVAVPANALKAAELSFRGVRALSRRGPLTTLELTADGEPELEAVVTLTRRPGEAIEVAGLNFSLTSIEKERLYLELTAQGLGAPITLSIVDVSSVDARIGVSAPPEIRVNRAELWEQMQAANAAAAGEWSAEDLAALTTEKP
- a CDS encoding flagellar biosynthesis protein FlhA, whose translation is MIVIMLVVPLPSFLLDLLISINLAGALVILLTTMHVEKARDFSVFPSLLLVATMFRLALNVSVTRLVLLHGYAGAVVQSFGNFVIGGQIIVGMIVFLILILIQFVVVTSGAGRVAEVAARFSLDAMAPKLVAIDGELNSGLIDEDEARRRRRDIDQNSEFYGNMDGASKFVRGDAIAAVVITMINLIGGFMIGVVQRHLSLSVAVHTYSVLSIGDGLVSQIPALLLSISTGLIVTRAKSDDSDFGGDILSQIHAQHRALQIAGAAMGVLALVPGLPHVPFIAIGIVLWVGAAKLRGNAEARTAADALAAEGPAEETGDTPAALAAQMRVERLELELAANLTPLADQSHGGDLPDRVRALRRKIALERGLVVPTVRMHDNVALPADTYAVRVNGVEVARAKVFPGRLLAIGLGIDRLPGEAVIEPAFRLPAKWIPAELREQALGLGIAPIDPSSAMITHLAEIIYAHGADLLSSQQVNVLLDAMKATDPAVIEEMKLAQVSVMDLHRVLVSLIEEAVPITDVVRIVEAVTARARLGSKTNEALVEAARAAVGARITADRARDGRLAVITLDAVFEQGLLNGLRSNDNGTLLTLEPAAAEYLIAEVRGIYEEGLRQGRDPVLVVAAPLRASIARLLAPALARLGVLAVTELGKQVQLDRIGVAHASATVGV